The DNA region TCATCGAGCTCCTCATCGCGATGGTGCTCGGCCTGGTCGTGCTCACCATCTCGGCCAACTTCGCCTCTGCCACGCTGCGATCCAGCCGCGCGACCGACATGCGCGACGGCCTCAATCGCGACGCCCGCTTCGTCGGCCTGTCGGTCGCACGCGACGTGCAGGATGCCGGCGTCTCGCTCCCGTCCACGAGCACATTCGGCGCCGTCGCCACGCGCGGCGACACCGTCGTCGCACTGTCGGTGCCGTACCTGCCCAACCAGGCCGAGGTCTACCGGATGGTCGTGCCGGTCGCCTCGATCGATCCCCTGCCGCCCGGCGGCACCTGCGGCGCCACCTGCATCGACCTCGTCGACCCGAACGTCGTGCCCTTCCAGCTCCGGGTTGGCGACCTCGCGCTCCTGCAGGTCCAGAACGTGCGCCGGCTGATCGTGCTCACCGCCGTCTCGACCCCGGTCGCGGGCCAGCGGCGGATCACCTGGTCCACCGCCGACTCGCTGTTCGTCTGGCCGGCGGGGCTCACCGGCGGGCTGCGGCTCACCCGCACCACCGTCGCCGTGCAGCGGCTGCAGGCCACCGGCTACTACCACAACACCCTCGCCAGCACCCTGATGCGCGCTGACGGGTTCACCACCACCGGCCAGCTCAATGCAGGCCCCGCCGCACGCGGCGTGCTGACCTTCAGCACCCGGCTCGCCTTCACCGATGGCAACGAGCGCATCGCCGCCGACGGATTCGACGCCGACACCCTGAACGACTACGACCGGATCATGTCGGTGGTCGTGCGGGCGCGCATGAAGATCGAGCGCACTGACCGCACCATCAACGGTGGCGCGGTGCTGTACCGGAACTACGAGTGGAAGGTCACGCCGCGGAACCTGCTCTTCGAGCGGAACCGGCTGCTCTGATCCACCGCGCGCGACACGGATCGAGCTGCTAGGATTGCCGGGTCGTCCGCACCCGGAACCTCCTCCAGACCGCATGTCAGCGCTGCCAGTGCCACTCCGTCGCGTCGCCGTCTTCTGTGGCTCCGCACCCGGCGCGGATCCTCGCTTCCTCGTCGGCGCACGCGCGCTCGGCGCGGAGCTCGCCAGCGCCGGCATCGGCGTCGTCTACGGTGGCGCCATGGTCGGCTGCATGGGTGCCGTGGCCGATGGTGCGCTCTCGGCGGGCGGTGAGGTGATCGGGGTCCTAACGCGCGGCCTCGAGCGGCGTGAGATCGCACATCGCGGCCTCACCCGCCTGGAGCTCGTGGACACGATGCATGAGCGCAAGGCCCGCATGGCGGCGCTGAGCGACGCCGTGATCGTGCTTCCCGGCGGCTACGGCACCCTCGACGAGTTGTTCGAGGCGCTCACCTGGTCGCAGCTCCGCATCGACCGGAAGCCCATCGGGCTCCTCGATGCCCACGGTTTCTGGGAACCGCTGCTGGCCATG from Gemmatimonadaceae bacterium includes:
- a CDS encoding prepilin-type N-terminal cleavage/methylation domain-containing protein; this translates as MMPDQTPIRRGNRRAGFTLIELLIAMVLGLVVLTISANFASATLRSSRATDMRDGLNRDARFVGLSVARDVQDAGVSLPSTSTFGAVATRGDTVVALSVPYLPNQAEVYRMVVPVASIDPLPPGGTCGATCIDLVDPNVVPFQLRVGDLALLQVQNVRRLIVLTAVSTPVAGQRRITWSTADSLFVWPAGLTGGLRLTRTTVAVQRLQATGYYHNTLASTLMRADGFTTTGQLNAGPAARGVLTFSTRLAFTDGNERIAADGFDADTLNDYDRIMSVVVRARMKIERTDRTINGGAVLYRNYEWKVTPRNLLFERNRLL
- a CDS encoding TIGR00730 family Rossman fold protein; this translates as MSALPVPLRRVAVFCGSAPGADPRFLVGARALGAELASAGIGVVYGGAMVGCMGAVADGALSAGGEVIGVLTRGLERREIAHRGLTRLELVDTMHERKARMAALSDAVIVLPGGYGTLDELFEALTWSQLRIDRKPIGLLDAHGFWEPLLAMLDAAVDAGFIHPGNRALLASGRSATALLAQFAAADPER